Proteins encoded within one genomic window of Cellulomonas xiejunii:
- a CDS encoding FadR/GntR family transcriptional regulator, with product MSRTQDVVEDVQRLILDGGLRPGDRLPAEKALASELGVSRGSLREGVRALVVLGILEARHGNGTYVTDLDPATLLAPVAFLADLPGNHAPLHAVRATLETEAAGLAALHLTDGPVARARVALDDMSRALVAPRVEPAQLAAADLAFHRAVADASGNPVLAALLNALAGEGPRRRVWDEMHGLAGERTCEEHDAILAAITARDPDRARLRMAMHMVGVEDLLATTSTDGPLPRRRNLVEATSTR from the coding sequence GTGTCACGCACCCAGGACGTCGTCGAGGACGTCCAGCGACTGATCCTCGACGGCGGGCTGCGCCCCGGCGACCGGCTGCCAGCCGAGAAGGCGCTCGCCTCCGAGCTCGGCGTGTCACGCGGGTCCCTCCGGGAGGGCGTGCGTGCGCTCGTCGTCCTCGGCATCCTCGAGGCCCGGCACGGCAACGGCACCTACGTCACCGACCTCGACCCCGCGACCCTGCTCGCCCCCGTGGCGTTCCTCGCCGACCTGCCCGGCAACCACGCGCCCCTGCACGCGGTGCGTGCGACGCTCGAGACGGAGGCGGCCGGGCTCGCAGCCCTGCACCTGACCGACGGGCCCGTCGCGCGGGCACGCGTCGCGCTCGACGACATGTCCCGCGCGCTCGTCGCACCCCGGGTCGAACCCGCGCAGCTGGCCGCCGCGGACCTCGCCTTCCACCGCGCCGTGGCCGACGCCTCCGGCAACCCCGTGCTCGCCGCACTGCTCAACGCGCTCGCGGGCGAGGGCCCGCGCCGACGGGTCTGGGACGAGATGCACGGCCTCGCCGGGGAGCGCACCTGCGAGGAGCACGACGCGATCCTCGCCGCGATCACGGCACGGGACCCGGACCGTGCGCGACTCCGGATGGCCATGCACATGGTCGGCGTCGAGGACCTCCTCGCCACCACCAGCACCGACGGACCGCTGCCTCGGCGCCGCAACCTCGTGGAGGCGACGTCCACGCGCTGA
- a CDS encoding alpha/beta hydrolase codes for MPIHPLITDLLTTVTDWDSWAAGTATLGAGYRLPDVHVEDLAVDGPHGPVAVRLYRPTTRPTSGAGLVWAHGGGFAYGDLDMCEAHVVSAELAARHGIVVASVGYRLATPGAGYPIPLDDVDAAWTWFVEAAPSLGVERLGIGGASAGAALTGGVAVRVRDRGTRAPDALLLAYPGMHFPSPALPDEQVDDLRRLPRGIRFLPAPMLDMTRTYLGRLSGFPAEAMAGNGDVAGLPPTSVVLSEVDDLRPSGEMFLLQLQDAGVPTRAMVATGMLHGHLDIPPVPALPVIGESLDFLAAALLPG; via the coding sequence ATGCCGATCCACCCGCTGATCACCGACCTGCTCACCACCGTCACCGACTGGGACTCGTGGGCTGCCGGTACCGCGACGCTCGGCGCCGGGTACCGACTGCCGGACGTCCACGTCGAGGACCTCGCGGTCGACGGACCCCATGGGCCCGTCGCCGTGCGGCTGTACCGGCCGACGACGCGGCCGACGTCGGGGGCGGGCCTCGTGTGGGCCCACGGCGGCGGGTTCGCGTACGGCGACCTCGACATGTGCGAGGCCCACGTCGTGTCGGCGGAGCTCGCGGCGCGGCACGGGATCGTCGTGGCGTCCGTGGGCTACCGGCTCGCGACGCCCGGCGCCGGCTACCCGATCCCGCTCGACGACGTCGACGCGGCGTGGACGTGGTTCGTCGAGGCTGCGCCCTCCCTGGGGGTCGAGCGCCTGGGCATCGGTGGCGCGTCCGCGGGTGCTGCGCTCACCGGGGGCGTCGCCGTGCGCGTCCGGGACCGCGGGACGCGCGCGCCCGACGCGCTGCTCCTGGCCTACCCGGGCATGCACTTCCCGTCGCCCGCGCTGCCCGACGAGCAGGTCGACGACCTGCGCCGCCTGCCCCGCGGCATCCGCTTCCTGCCCGCCCCGATGCTCGACATGACCCGGACGTACCTGGGCCGGCTGTCGGGGTTCCCGGCGGAGGCGATGGCGGGCAACGGCGACGTCGCGGGCCTGCCGCCCACGTCGGTGGTGCTCAGCGAGGTGGACGACCTGCGGCCGTCGGGGGAGATGTTCCTCCTGCAGCTGCAGGATGCTGGCGTCCCCACGCGCGCGATGGTCGCGACGGGCATGCTGCACGGTCACCTCGACATCCCACCGGTGCCGGCGCTGCCGGTCATCGGGGAGTCGCTCGACTTCCTCGCCGCCGCCCTCCTGCCGGGCTGA
- the uxaC gene encoding glucuronate isomerase encodes MPDPAAAAPRWALHPDRALPADPVTRPVARQILDATRNLPIVSMHGHVDAGVLARDERFDDPASLLVVPDHYLVRMLVSQGVPHDALGLPRRDGGAVQSDPREIWRAFASHWHLFRGTPTRFWMEHVLVEVLGVTERLSAATADAAYDTIAERLAEPGFRPLALLDRFGIEIIATTDPASADLADHADLAARGWGERIVPTFRPDAVLHVDRPGWVDDVALLGDRAGVAIGSYRDFLRALEARRWAFVDAGARATDHGHVLADTTPMAETDAAAVFASALRGDVDPAAARAFSAHMLFEMARMSTQDGLVMQLHPGALRDHDPHVMAMLGHDVGYDIPVATEYVHALRPLLSAFGHHPNLRLVLFTLDEDTFSRELAPLAGVYPAVRLGAPWWFLDSPDGMRRFREAVTDTAGFANTTGFVDDTRAFLSIPARHDLSRRVDAGFLARLVVEHRLDLDEALETAVDLAYGLPRAAYARQTTTPDHPHPPGA; translated from the coding sequence ATGCCCGACCCCGCAGCCGCTGCCCCCCGCTGGGCGCTGCACCCCGACCGTGCCCTGCCGGCCGATCCGGTGACCCGCCCGGTCGCCCGGCAGATCCTCGACGCGACCCGCAACCTGCCGATCGTGTCCATGCACGGTCACGTCGACGCCGGCGTGCTGGCACGGGACGAGCGGTTCGACGACCCCGCCTCGCTGCTCGTCGTGCCGGACCACTACCTCGTGCGCATGCTCGTCTCCCAGGGCGTCCCGCACGACGCACTCGGCCTGCCGCGCCGTGACGGCGGCGCGGTGCAGAGCGACCCGCGCGAGATCTGGCGGGCGTTCGCGTCGCACTGGCACCTCTTCCGCGGCACGCCCACGCGGTTCTGGATGGAGCACGTGCTCGTCGAGGTGCTCGGCGTGACCGAGCGGTTGTCCGCCGCCACCGCGGACGCCGCGTACGACACGATCGCCGAGCGCCTCGCCGAGCCGGGCTTCCGGCCGCTCGCGCTGCTGGACCGGTTCGGCATCGAGATCATCGCGACGACCGATCCCGCGTCAGCGGACCTGGCCGACCACGCCGACCTCGCGGCCCGCGGGTGGGGCGAGCGGATCGTCCCGACGTTCCGGCCGGACGCGGTGCTGCACGTCGACCGGCCCGGCTGGGTCGACGACGTCGCGCTGCTGGGCGACCGCGCGGGCGTGGCGATCGGCTCCTACCGCGACTTCCTGCGGGCGCTGGAGGCGCGCCGCTGGGCGTTCGTCGACGCGGGCGCGCGGGCGACCGACCACGGGCACGTGCTCGCGGACACGACGCCCATGGCCGAGACCGACGCGGCCGCCGTGTTCGCGTCCGCGCTGCGCGGCGACGTCGACCCGGCCGCGGCGCGCGCGTTCTCCGCCCACATGCTGTTCGAGATGGCGCGCATGTCCACGCAGGACGGTCTGGTCATGCAGCTGCACCCCGGGGCGCTGCGCGACCACGACCCGCACGTCATGGCGATGCTCGGGCACGACGTGGGGTACGACATCCCGGTCGCGACCGAGTACGTGCACGCGCTGCGTCCGCTGCTGTCCGCCTTCGGCCACCACCCGAACCTGCGCCTCGTGCTGTTCACGCTCGACGAGGACACGTTCAGCCGCGAGCTCGCGCCGCTTGCGGGCGTGTACCCGGCGGTGCGCCTGGGTGCGCCGTGGTGGTTCCTCGACAGCCCCGACGGCATGCGCCGGTTCCGCGAGGCCGTCACCGACACCGCGGGGTTCGCGAACACCACGGGCTTCGTCGACGACACCCGCGCGTTCCTCTCGATCCCGGCCCGGCACGACCTGTCGCGGCGCGTCGACGCGGGCTTCCTCGCGCGGCTCGTCGTCGAGCACCGCCTCGACCTCGACGAGGCCCTCGAGACCGCCGTCGACCTGGCCTACGGCCTGCCGCGCGCCGCGTACGCCCGCCAGACCACCACCCCCGACCACCCCCACCCCCCAGGTGCGTGA
- a CDS encoding LacI family DNA-binding transcriptional regulator: MAVTLRDVARAAGVSAATASRALSAPHLVAPERRELVRRVARELGYRPNRAARELITGRSGYLCLVVPDLENPFFAAVAKAVQSRARASGHAVVVADAEEDPLLEAELVAQLGAQADGVLLCSPRMSDDDLATVAAVGRPVLLVNREGAGLPSVAVDNRGGVRQAVRHLHTLGHRRVAYAGGPAGSWSDARRRDGLEALDLDVELVDLGAHPPAFAGGVGAADLVIASGATAVLAHNDLMALGIVDRLRARGLRVPDDVSVVGFDDVPVATLVTPALTTVAMPLARLGRTAVDLLLGPRDPDAPTTLLPVELVVRGTTAPPPHPPEPR; this comes from the coding sequence ATGGCCGTCACGCTGCGCGACGTCGCACGTGCTGCGGGCGTCTCCGCCGCGACCGCCTCGCGCGCGCTGTCCGCCCCGCACCTCGTCGCACCCGAGCGCCGCGAGCTGGTGCGCCGCGTCGCCCGGGAGCTCGGCTACCGCCCCAACCGGGCCGCGCGCGAGCTCATCACCGGCCGCAGCGGGTACCTCTGCCTCGTCGTGCCGGACCTGGAGAACCCCTTCTTCGCCGCCGTCGCCAAGGCGGTGCAGTCCCGCGCCCGCGCGTCGGGCCACGCGGTCGTGGTCGCGGACGCCGAGGAGGACCCGCTGCTGGAGGCCGAGCTCGTCGCCCAGCTGGGCGCACAGGCCGACGGCGTGCTGCTGTGCTCGCCGCGCATGTCGGACGACGACCTCGCGACCGTGGCCGCCGTCGGCCGGCCGGTGCTGCTGGTCAACCGGGAGGGCGCCGGGCTCCCGTCCGTGGCCGTCGACAACCGCGGCGGCGTCCGCCAGGCGGTGCGGCACCTGCACACGCTGGGGCACCGCCGGGTCGCGTACGCGGGTGGGCCGGCCGGCTCCTGGTCCGACGCGCGTCGCCGCGACGGACTCGAGGCGCTGGACCTCGACGTCGAGCTGGTCGACCTGGGGGCCCACCCGCCCGCGTTCGCCGGGGGCGTCGGCGCGGCCGACCTGGTGATCGCGAGCGGGGCGACGGCCGTGCTCGCGCACAACGACCTCATGGCCCTCGGCATCGTCGACCGGCTGCGGGCGCGGGGCCTGCGCGTCCCCGACGACGTGTCGGTCGTCGGGTTCGACGACGTCCCCGTCGCGACCCTCGTCACCCCCGCTCTCACGACGGTGGCGATGCCTCTCGCGCGCCTCGGCCGCACCGCCGTCGACCTGCTGCTGGGCCCCCGGGACCCGGACGCGCCGACCACCCTCCTGCCCGTCGAGCTCGTGGTTCGCGGCACCACCGCACCCCCTCCCCACCCCCCGGAGCCCCGATGA
- a CDS encoding mannitol dehydrogenase family protein translates to MTLPRLSATTWADRVAHGLPDGVQGPPVDPDTLTVGQVHLGIGAFHRAHQAVCTEDAAAATGETGWGLLGVTQRSPRVVDQLGPQDGLYGVLTTGARTTSLRVVGAVRAVAYPGRDTPLVLATIAAPTTHVVTLTVTEKGYRRAADGRLDTAAHDVAADLGSAASELVRDDEAATLTPIGMLVRGLVRRYRTSRAPLTVVSCDNLSDNGAVLASLVGQALAAVPGADDVAAWVASSVRFPSTMVDRIVPATTGAHRAEAAAMLGLRDAGLVVGEPFFQWVVEDAFAGPRPAWELAGATLTHDVAPFERAKLRILNATHSALAYHGALRGHATIAEAVADPDLEALARALVDEDVLPTLVAPEGLDLDAYRDEVLHRFANPRTGHTTVQVAMDGSQKLPQRLLGTVADRLAAGVVPHAAAYAVAGWVAYVQAAAAGDLVVDGRRVELDDPMAARLADAVGGPDPVGRLFALDEVFPGPIASSTAFRDAVANAVQGLAPIPAAR, encoded by the coding sequence ATGACCCTGCCTCGCCTGTCCGCCACCACGTGGGCGGACCGCGTCGCGCACGGCCTTCCCGACGGGGTGCAGGGCCCGCCCGTGGACCCCGACACGCTGACCGTGGGCCAGGTGCACCTCGGCATCGGCGCGTTCCACCGCGCGCACCAGGCCGTGTGCACCGAGGACGCGGCGGCGGCGACGGGCGAGACGGGGTGGGGTCTGCTCGGCGTGACGCAGCGCAGCCCGCGGGTGGTCGACCAGCTCGGTCCGCAGGACGGCCTGTACGGCGTGCTGACCACCGGCGCGCGGACCACGTCGCTGCGCGTGGTCGGTGCCGTGCGGGCCGTCGCCTACCCGGGCCGGGACACCCCGTTGGTGCTCGCCACGATCGCGGCACCCACGACGCACGTCGTGACGCTGACGGTGACGGAGAAGGGCTACCGGCGCGCGGCCGACGGCCGGCTCGACACCGCCGCGCACGACGTGGCTGCCGACCTGGGGTCGGCGGCGAGCGAGCTCGTCCGCGACGACGAGGCCGCGACGCTCACGCCGATCGGCATGCTCGTGCGCGGGCTCGTCCGGCGGTACCGCACGTCCCGCGCGCCGCTGACCGTGGTGTCCTGCGACAACCTCAGCGACAACGGCGCGGTGCTCGCGAGCCTGGTCGGGCAGGCGCTGGCGGCCGTGCCGGGCGCGGACGACGTGGCCGCGTGGGTCGCGTCGTCCGTGCGCTTCCCGTCGACCATGGTCGACCGGATCGTGCCCGCGACCACCGGCGCGCACCGCGCCGAGGCCGCCGCGATGCTGGGCCTGCGCGACGCGGGCCTCGTCGTCGGCGAGCCGTTCTTCCAGTGGGTCGTCGAGGACGCGTTCGCCGGCCCGCGTCCCGCGTGGGAGCTCGCGGGAGCGACGCTGACGCACGACGTCGCACCGTTCGAGCGCGCCAAGCTGCGGATCCTCAACGCGACGCACTCCGCGCTGGCGTACCACGGCGCGCTGCGCGGGCACGCGACCATCGCCGAGGCGGTCGCCGACCCCGACCTGGAGGCGCTCGCCCGCGCGCTCGTCGACGAGGACGTGCTGCCCACGCTCGTCGCGCCGGAGGGCCTGGACCTGGACGCGTACCGCGACGAGGTGCTGCACCGGTTCGCCAACCCCCGCACCGGGCACACGACCGTGCAGGTCGCGATGGACGGGTCGCAGAAGCTGCCGCAGCGGCTGCTGGGGACGGTCGCCGACCGGCTCGCGGCGGGGGTCGTGCCGCACGCCGCGGCGTACGCGGTCGCGGGGTGGGTGGCGTACGTGCAGGCCGCGGCCGCGGGCGACCTGGTCGTGGACGGCCGCCGGGTGGAGCTCGACGACCCGATGGCCGCACGGCTGGCCGACGCGGTCGGCGGCCCGGACCCCGTCGGGCGGCTGTTCGCCCTGGACGAGGTCTTCCCCGGTCCGATCGCCTCGTCGACCGCGTTCCGTGACGCGGTCGCGAACGCCGTGCAGGGCCTGGCCCCCATCCCCGCCGCTCGCTGA
- a CDS encoding ABC transporter ATP-binding protein, whose amino-acid sequence MADALLQVRDVHLALPAADGPRPVLAGVDLAVPRGSFTCVVGPSGCGKSTLLGVVAGLRRPDRGQVLLDGCDVTGVPGRAAWMAQDDLLLEWRTVLDNVALGLEVQGVRRRDARERVRDLLVEFGLADHADARPSELSGGLRQRAALARTVAQGRDLLLLDEPFGALDALTRLHLQRWLAATWAQHRWTVVMVTHDVREAVALADQVVRLSGQPARVAARHPVDDPRPRHPTRPGAGARAVEHSVLTGLGALGVADAEPDRARHDP is encoded by the coding sequence GTGGCTGACGCGCTGCTGCAGGTCCGCGACGTGCACCTCGCGCTGCCGGCCGCCGACGGGCCGCGGCCGGTGCTCGCCGGCGTCGACCTGGCCGTGCCCCGCGGGTCGTTCACGTGCGTCGTCGGGCCCTCGGGGTGCGGCAAGAGCACGCTGCTCGGGGTCGTCGCCGGCCTGCGTCGCCCCGACCGCGGACAGGTGCTGCTGGACGGCTGCGACGTCACGGGCGTCCCGGGACGGGCCGCGTGGATGGCGCAGGACGACCTGCTGCTCGAGTGGCGCACGGTCCTCGACAACGTCGCCCTCGGCCTCGAGGTGCAGGGCGTGCGCCGACGTGACGCACGCGAGCGGGTGCGGGACCTGCTCGTCGAGTTCGGCCTCGCCGACCACGCCGACGCGCGCCCCTCGGAGCTGTCCGGTGGCCTGCGGCAGCGCGCCGCGCTGGCCCGGACGGTCGCGCAGGGGCGTGACCTGCTGCTGCTGGACGAGCCGTTCGGTGCGCTCGACGCCCTGACGCGGCTGCACCTGCAGCGCTGGCTCGCGGCGACGTGGGCGCAGCACCGCTGGACCGTCGTCATGGTGACGCACGACGTGCGCGAGGCCGTGGCCCTCGCCGACCAGGTCGTGCGCCTGTCCGGGCAGCCGGCCCGCGTCGCGGCGCGTCACCCGGTGGACGACCCCCGCCCGCGGCACCCGACCCGTCCCGGTGCGGGGGCGCGCGCGGTCGAGCACAGCGTGCTCACCGGGTTGGGCGCGCTCGGGGTCGCGGACGCGGAACCGGACCGTGCGCGTCACGACCCGTGA
- a CDS encoding ABC transporter permease, whose product MTDVPGRALAVGVGGLALLGVWQVVVATGDVAPRLLPSPARVAQQAWTHRDALATHAGATLTVTLVGFAVSVAVAWALAVTLDRLPRLRTGVVPLLVASQTVPVLVVAPLLVLWFGFGLAPKVLVVTLVTFFPVALGLVEGFAAAGPGASALLATMGASRWQEFVHVRLPAAMPRFFTALRIGVTYAVVGAVVAEYAGAVQGLGTYMTMQRAAFRTDLVLAAVGACAALTLALYALTCAVERVVVPWGRARRVRRG is encoded by the coding sequence GTGACGGACGTGCCAGGGCGTGCGCTCGCCGTGGGCGTCGGTGGCCTCGCGCTGCTGGGCGTCTGGCAGGTGGTCGTCGCGACGGGCGACGTCGCACCGCGGCTCCTGCCGTCCCCCGCCCGGGTCGCGCAGCAGGCGTGGACGCACCGGGACGCCCTCGCGACGCACGCGGGCGCGACGCTCACGGTGACGCTGGTCGGGTTCGCGGTGTCGGTGGCGGTCGCGTGGGCGCTGGCCGTCACGCTCGACCGGCTGCCGCGCCTGCGGACGGGTGTGGTGCCGCTGCTGGTGGCGTCGCAGACCGTGCCGGTGCTGGTCGTCGCGCCGCTGCTCGTCCTGTGGTTCGGGTTCGGGTTGGCGCCCAAGGTGCTGGTCGTGACGCTCGTGACGTTCTTCCCCGTCGCGCTGGGGCTCGTCGAGGGGTTCGCGGCGGCCGGGCCCGGGGCGTCGGCGCTGCTGGCGACGATGGGCGCGAGCCGGTGGCAGGAGTTCGTGCACGTGCGGCTGCCCGCCGCGATGCCGCGGTTCTTCACGGCGCTGCGGATCGGCGTCACGTACGCGGTGGTGGGGGCCGTCGTCGCGGAGTACGCGGGTGCCGTGCAGGGCCTCGGGACGTACATGACGATGCAGCGGGCCGCGTTCCGCACCGACCTGGTGCTCGCCGCCGTCGGGGCGTGCGCCGCGCTCACCCTCGCGCTGTACGCCCTGACCTGCGCGGTCGAGCGCGTCGTCGTGCCGTGGGGCCGTGCGCGGCGGGTGCGGCGTGGCTGA
- a CDS encoding ABC transporter substrate-binding protein, which produces MTRHRLALAASLLAAALLPAACADGAATDADRPVVRFALDWTPNTNHTGLEVALAQGWFDDAGLDVQVLPYTDVQPDALIDAGAAEAGISFHGDSVLAQAAGADVVAVLAPLQHWASAIAVRADDATITRPRDLDGRVYAGFGGPAEVPLLQAVIRADGGRGDVTAVTLGTSAYAALYAGEADVAIPFVAWEGLAAQRVGTPLRYFRYTDYGFPDAYAVLVDARRSWVADEPEVAAAFVDALRRGYQYAADHPDEAAELLVAAHPDAFADPGMVVESQRLLAAEYMRAADGTVGGIETAQLAGYGDFLLEQGLLAGPDGDVLTTRPDWSTFHVDLGGEP; this is translated from the coding sequence CGCCGCCGCGCTCCTGCCCGCCGCCTGTGCCGACGGAGCGGCCACCGACGCCGACCGTCCCGTCGTCCGGTTCGCGCTCGACTGGACGCCCAACACCAACCACACCGGCCTGGAGGTCGCGCTCGCCCAGGGCTGGTTCGACGACGCCGGCCTCGACGTCCAGGTGCTGCCGTACACCGACGTCCAGCCGGACGCGCTGATCGACGCCGGTGCCGCCGAGGCGGGCATCAGCTTCCACGGGGACTCGGTGCTCGCCCAGGCGGCCGGCGCCGACGTGGTCGCGGTGCTGGCCCCGCTGCAGCACTGGGCGTCGGCGATCGCGGTGCGTGCCGACGACGCGACGATCACCCGCCCGCGGGACCTCGACGGACGCGTCTACGCGGGGTTCGGCGGACCGGCGGAGGTGCCGCTGCTGCAGGCGGTGATCCGCGCCGACGGCGGGCGCGGTGACGTCACGGCCGTGACCCTGGGGACCAGCGCCTACGCCGCCCTGTACGCGGGGGAGGCCGACGTCGCGATCCCGTTCGTCGCGTGGGAGGGGCTCGCGGCGCAGCGCGTCGGCACACCCTTGCGGTACTTCCGGTACACCGACTACGGGTTCCCCGACGCGTACGCGGTGCTCGTCGACGCCCGCCGCTCCTGGGTGGCCGACGAGCCGGAGGTCGCCGCCGCGTTCGTCGACGCCCTGCGGCGCGGCTACCAGTACGCCGCCGACCACCCCGACGAGGCCGCGGAGCTGCTGGTCGCCGCACACCCCGACGCGTTCGCCGACCCCGGCATGGTCGTCGAGAGCCAGCGTCTGCTGGCGGCCGAGTACATGCGCGCCGCCGACGGCACCGTCGGCGGCATCGAGACCGCGCAGCTCGCCGGCTACGGCGACTTCCTGCTCGAGCAGGGCCTGCTGGCCGGACCCGACGGGGACGTCCTGACGACCCGGCCCGACTGGTCGACCTTCCACGTCGACCTCGGCGGCGAGCCGTGA